A single region of the Amia ocellicauda isolate fAmiCal2 chromosome 8, fAmiCal2.hap1, whole genome shotgun sequence genome encodes:
- the ttc33 gene encoding tetratricopeptide repeat protein 33, which translates to MASFGWKRKAGEKVSQTAVRRFEAEVSGEQAIPEREGVDWLHAIKRRRAVLLEDCATKSRRLKDEGAVLAEQGRNWEAIKRWEEAIQITPEDASLHEMKAQVLSLLQELFPAVQAAERAVSLNPRWWEAWQTLGRAQLSLGELDLAMKSFQTAIHLAPAERPLWEEDLRWGRRLQDERRAAVDRAQREEEAAQRLLAVPELVPDYDFEGDEVVAACTAVEQRQREYERLGRSAAVVDTGGEGRGGGSSSQQHLVKARGP; encoded by the exons ATGGCGTCCTTCGGCTGGAAAAGGAAGGCTGGGGAGAAGGTGTCCCAGACGGCGGTGCGGCGCTTCGAGGCCGAGGTGTCGGGGGAGCAGGCAATCCCCGAGCGCGAGGGGGTGGACTGGCTTCACGCCATCAAGAGGAGACGAGCCGTCCTGCTGGAGGACTGCGCCACCAAGAGCCGCAGGCTTAAGGACGAGGGAGCGGTGCTGGCTGAGCAGGGCAG GAACTGGGAAGCCATCAAGCGGTGGGAGGAAGCCATCCAGATAACTCCAGAGGATGCGTCTCTTCATGAGATGAAGGCTCAG GTTCTGTCTCTGCTGCAGGAGCTCTTCCCCGCAGTGCAGGCTGCCGAGCGGGCAGTGAGCCTCAACCCACGCTGGTGGGAGGCCTGGCAGACTCTGGGCCGCGCTCAGCTCAGCCTGGGGGAGCTGGACCTG GCGATGAAGAGCTTCCAGACGGCCATCCACCTTGCTCCGGCGGAGCGGCCCCTGTGGGAGGAGGACCTGCGCTGGGGGCGCCGGCTGCAGGATGAGCGCCGGGCGGCAGTGGACCGGGCCCagcgggaggaggaggcggCACAGCGGCTGCTGGCGGTGCCGGAGCTCGTCCCAGACTACGACTTCGAGGGCGACGAGGTGGTGGCGGCCTGCACGGCCGTGGAGCAGCGGCAAAGGGAGTACGAGCGGCTCGGCAGGAGCGCGGCCGTCGTGGACACGGGGGGCGAGGGCCGCGGCGGGGGGTCGTCCTCTCAGCAGCACCTCGTCAAAGCACGGGGGCCCTGA